One part of the Candida albicans SC5314 chromosome R, complete sequence genome encodes these proteins:
- a CDS encoding uncharacterized protein (Predicted amino acid transport domain; transcript upregulated in clinical strains from HIV+ patients with oral candidiasis; alkaline upregulated by Rim101; rat catheter, Spider and flow model biofilm induced), protein MSSSSTASEVHKAPVVKNIEKQDMDMYSASSSSAPKTTWNNFIDSFHRADGKTSAESKDQRISKTELRIMSLSTGLGTGLLVASGSKLRAAGPAGVLVAYFITGICMLAPTINSVSELAIAYPGLPGGFQSYYAKFIDESLGFALGWNYAFQWMCVLALELVTSSMIIKFWTTTVNPDVFVAIFFVFVTLINMGGAKVYAVFEASFNCCKILLLVGFVIFGLIIDVGGGPQGFIGGRYYHDPGAFTSFKGLASVFVTGAFSLGGSEFISLSASETRHPRASIRAASKLVYFKVIVLFLGSLTFVGLLVAYNNDRLMGSGDAASHASPYVLAAEMNGIRVLPHIINAVILISVVSVATAAMYSSPRLVQSLAEQGLGPKWLDYIDKKGRPTRAWFITVLAGLFGFIAAYEKQETVFVWLLSISGISFIMCWLFICVSHIRFRAALKYRGITLDQLAYVSPTGVWGSYLSVLINSLILIAQFWISLWPLGGDGKPNANSFFENYLGAPVFLVCYIGHKLWTRNWKLFKKVEDIDIDTHRMICDPELLALEDLEDKERYQKAPIWKKILIKCFD, encoded by the coding sequence AtgtcttcatcatcaacgGCATCAGAAGTTCACAAGGCCCCAGTGgtcaaaaatattgaaaagcAGGACATGGACATGTACTCAGCATCAAGTTCATCAGCACCAAAAACAACATggaataattttattgattcttTCCATAGAGCAGACGGTAAGACTTCTGCTGAAAGTAAAGACCAGCGTATATCCAAGACTGAATTGCGTATTATGTCATTATCTACTGGGTTAGGTACTGGTTTACTTGTTGCATCCGGTAGTAAACTTAGAGCTGCTGGTCCTGCCGGTGTTCTTGTTGCTTATTTTATCACCGGTATTTGTATGTTGGCGCCGACCATTAATTCTGTTTCTGAATTGGCCATTGCTTATCCGGGTTTGCCTGGTGGGTTCCAATCTTATTATGCCAAGTTTATTGATGAAAGTCTTGGGTTTGCCTTGGGTTGGAATTATGCTTTCCAATGGATGTGTGTTTTGGCTTTGGAATTGGTCACAAGCTCAAtgataatcaaattttggACAACCACAGTTAATCCAGATGTGTTTGTTGCCatattctttgtttttgtcACTTTGATCAATATGGGTGGGGCCAAAGTGTATGCCGTTTTCGAAGCAAGTTTTAACTGTTGTAAAATTCTACTTTTAGTTGGGTTTGTTATTTTTGGGTTAATCATCGACGTTGGTGGTGGTCCACAAGGTTTTATTGGTGGTAGATATTATCATGACCCTGGTGCCTTCACATCTTTCAAAGGTTTAGCTTCAGTGTTTGTCACTGGTGCCTTCAGTTTGGGTGGGTCAGAGTTTATTAGTTTATCGGCCAGTGAAACAAGACATCCACGTGCTTCTATCCGTGCTGCTTCaaaattggtttatttCAAAGTCATTGTTCTTTTCCTTGGTTCTTTGACTTTTGTTGGGTTATTAGTTGCTTATAACAATGATCGTTTGATGGGAAGTGGTGATGCAGCAAGTCATGCTTCACCATACGTTCTTGCCGCTGAAATGAACGGTATCAGAGTCTTGCCTCATATTATCAATGCtgttattttgatttcagtTGTTTCAGTTGCCACTGCTGCCATGTATAGTTCTCCAAGATTGGTTCAATCGTTGGCTGAACAAGGATTGGGTCCTAAATGGTTAGACTACATTGACAAAAAGGGAAGACCAACCAGAGCTTGGTTTATTACCGTTTTGGCTGGATTGTTTGGTTTCATTGCTGCTTatgaaaaacaagaaactGTTTTCGTCTGGTTATTGTCGATTTCAGGTATTTCATTCATCATGTGTTGGTTATTTATTTGTGTGAGTCACATTCGTTTCAGAGCTGCTTTGAAATACAGAGGTATCACATTGGACCAATTGGCTTACGTTTCACCAACTGGTGTTTGGGGTTCATATCTTTCAGTTCTTATTAATTCTCTTATTCTTATTGCTCAATTCTGGATCTCATTGTGGCCATTAGGAGGTGACGGCAAACCAAACgctaattcattttttgaaaattacTTGGGTGCTCCTGTGTTCTTGGTTTGTTACATTGGTCATAAGCTCTGGACtagaaattggaaattgttcaagaaagttgaagatattgatattgataccCATAGAATGATTTGCGATCCAGAACTTTTGGCTTTGGAAGATTTGGAAGACAAAGAAAGATATCAAAAAGCTccaatttggaaaaagattttgatCAAATGTTTTGATTAG
- a CDS encoding uncharacterized protein (Protein of unknown function; induced by alpha pheromone in SpiderM medium), protein MGYPEELEKIKELLEEASATCNFKYMLITQGISPTTDVAFTYSKHFTHEEVNDYRVVFGRSFTSIRPVLNRTYTLKLSRSSDNWDAITRQLHDLFNSLNQGVCKEIAKLWIRILAPNKQKHFPYSKKDVVPNWWPRDVVHTEPDHLRKEDRIKVLINVVTNKNFKFRDVDTKSIKTKVEHTEAIIHEIIYIAYLAGLFYFGHDRDNETYDILSSNDRKLLEQDEIEFEVSDFRYFGNEGISQSKIKDEYLNENLFRLKGGNTEPTKQSTKQSNKVKKPRKLSKKSSTKALAKVKLDLLDPQENFDLRITPEAQPRSQSPLQLPQSTPKDPAPEFEFPFQDTASKSDLMMHTQGDEMSLDPTFDPNTGYHIVPNTAPDYMQNYFNMNNDNYVDPAAAYIPDPSETSQYISQGVKKKWEDKLDSLFEEDFG, encoded by the coding sequence ATGGGTTATCCGGAAGAGCTTGAGAAAATCAAGGAGTTGCTTGAGGAGGCAAGTGCTACATGTAACTTCAAGTACATGCTCATTACACAAGGAATCTCACCGACAACAGATGTGGCATTTACTTATTCAAAGCATTTTACTCATGAAGAAGTAAACGACTATAGAGTTGTTTTTGGGAGATCATTCACGAGCATTCGACCAGTATTGAATCGTACATACACGTTGAAGTTGAGTCGCTCATCCGACAATTGGGATGCTATCACGAGACAACTTCatgatttattcaattctttaaaTCAAGGTGTATGCAAAGAAATTGCTAAATTGTGGATTCGAATATTGGCTcctaataaacaaaaacattTCCCCTATTCAAAAAAGGATGTTGTTCCCAATTGGTGGCCACGAGACGTTGTCCATACAGAACCAGACCATTTGAGGAAAGAAGATCGAATCAAAGTTCTAATTAATGTGGTGaccaataaaaatttcaaattccgTGACGTTGATACTAAGTCTATTAAAACCAAAGTAGAGCATACTGAGGCTATTATTCATGAAATCATCTATATTGCCTATCTTGCTggattattttattttggtCATGATCGAGACAATGAAACTTATGATATTTTATCTTCTAATGATAGAAAGTTGTTAGAACAAGACGAAATTGAGTTCGAGGTAAGTGATTTTCGGTACTTTGGTAATGAAGGTATTTCACAAAGTAAAATAAAGGATGAATATCTTAATGAAAACTTATTCAGATTGAAAGGTGGTAACACTGAACCGACAAAACAATCCACCAAACAGTCTAATAAAGTAAAGAAGCCTCGAAAGTTATCTAAAAAGTCTAGTACTAAAGCCCTTGCTAAAGTGAAATTGGATTTGTTAGATCCTCAGGAGAATTTTGATTTGCGTATTACGCCAGAGGCACAGCCTCGGTCACAGCTGCCATTACAGTTGCCCCAGTCAACACCAAAAGATCCTGCTCCTGAATTTGAGTTTCCGTTCCAAGACACTGCATCTAAAAGTGATTTGATGATGCACACTCAAGGTGATGAAATGTCCTTGGATCCAACATTTGATCCAAATACTGGATATCATATTGTTCCAAACACTGCTCCTGACTACATGcaaaattatttcaatatgAATAATGATAACTATGTTGATCCAGCGGCCGCATACAT